taaaaaaatttataaatacttattttttctaataatttcttcaaaactatACCTACAcgtttaatttcttatttattttttcttcactacTTTGCAGCGCATCGCCTGCTAAGCTTATCAGCAGCACTTTCACAAGAAACGTGATGCGCGCCGCTTCAAATTTACTTCTTACTTTTCTCAACAAAGCGCAGCGTTCTCCTGTGTTTATGTAAACAAGCCGCGCTGCACACATTTTAATTATAACTATCGGCAGATGAGTCCGGCTACTTGACCCGCACCAATGCGCGCCACCACATGTGCGAAAATCTATAACCTTAACTAATAACGGTACGtattatcaatttttattttataaatagcaCACATAACTTTTCCATTGGCGAtggttagttgttgttgtgtgatTACGCAAATTATGTCAGCACGTTTCAACGCGACAAACGCTGCCCGCCAACGAACGGCTATCGCTGACGCTTCACGTGATTATTCAATGCTCGTACATTGAACGGCAGCCGCGCCACGTGAACATGTTGGTAAGCAGACGGCAGGCAGGCAAGCGGGCAAACAGCCGATACGCACATACGAAGCAATGCATGTGTATATGCGCgcgcgtatgtatgtgtgacgGGCCTCCTGTCGGCAAAACAAGCAGCGCATAAGCAAGGGCTACTGCTGGTGCTGTTGATATTGTAGCAAACTACTAAAAGTCGCGCGGCGCCGACTTTTGACAGAGAAACGTGCGGCactaacaccaacaaaaatgcAAGGAAATAAGTACAGCGTTTTTGGCAAAACAATCAGCGCGCACACAcagttacaaaaatatatatgtttatcaGCGTTCGTTTGCATACGAGCGCGCTCGACGCGTAAACAGCCAATAGCGTACAGCCTACAATggcaaaacaataacaaaaataaaatcaccAGCGGTCCACTGTCCAACGCTCATCCCGCGCGCGGCATTGTAACTGATAAGCGCGCTAGCGCATTGTCATGGCGCGGCCTGCGGTGGCAGCGGCAGCACTATAAGTACCACGCTTGACCGAGCGCTTGAGTCAGTGTTGAAACGGTAAGCAAAGTGAACTGCTTAGAGCAGTGCAAAGCGTACATTTTACTACAAATCAGCAGGATCTCAACAGGCTGAGACTAAGCGCGTTTAACAGAGGAtctaactaaaaaaatatatttaaaatgtgtaGTTTACGGCAGTTTACATTAACACTCTTGGCCTGCCAGCTAGCAATCTGCCAGACGCGCGGCTACGGTGAGTACACAACTGTACTTTTCTGACGAACATTTAAGCGCGCTTTGcgttttttaattacatttaatttacatCTTCACTCCCACTAACCATATCTTTCCACACCCGCAGCCATACACCATGAGACCAGCGAGCGACGCATGCATCCAGTTTTCAATTTCAAGGCCGCGCTGCCGACGGAGCATAACATCGGCAAGCGCTCCATGCCAATGATCAACTTCGACGCGCCGAAAACGGAAGAGGAATTTTCGCACTACTGGAACACAGTTGGACAGAACATACTAGAGAAACAGATAGCCGAGAAGTCAAAGCTCAATACCAATTtggccaaaaatataatattctttTTGGGTGACGGCATGTCCATACCAACTTTGACGGCGGGACGTGTCTATTTGGGTGGCGAAGAAAAACAATATAGCTTCGAACGCTTCCCCTATGTAGGCCTGAGCAAGGTAAGTGTCGACGTAGTCTTACAAAATAGCGAACTTCTATATAAAGGCTTTAGACTGAGCACATATTAGAGTGTAGGGTAAACCAGCGACCATTAGTGAAGCCAGAAAACAAGCGAAAAGtggatgatttttttttttgcaaagctGGTTTGCTCTTAACCCCTCTTATGTTCTAACTGAAATAATCTTATGAAATCAACGAAAAAAGTAGAAGAGATAGCCGCCTACGTTGTAATTAGACCACACAAGTTCTTGGTTATCTGTTACCACTTAAACACTAAGCGCTCAACACCCTCCTGCAGACTTCACTTCATTAACATTACTAATTGCTCTTCCTACTTCCCTTGCAGACCTACTGCACCAACACACAGGTCGCCGACTCCGCCTGCACGGCTACCGCTTATCTCGGCGGCGTAAAAACGAATTACGGCACAATCGGTGTATCGGCTGCTGTCGAGCCGAACGATTGCTTGGCACAAAACAACACCCTCCATCACGTCACTTCGATTGCCGCATGGGCGCAAAAGCAGGGCATGGCAACGGGTCTAGTCACCACCACATCGGTGACGCACGCCTCCCCCGCAGGCGTCTACGCGCACATTGCCAACCGCAATTGGGAAAATGACGCGGAGGTGCTTTCCGATAACGGCGATCCGCATATCTGCACTGACATCGCGACACAGCTGGTGCACGGCGAGGTCGGACGCAATTTGAATGTTATCTTGGGCGGTGGACGCAAACATTTTCTGCCGAATACGGTGCGCGAGTTAGAGGGTGAGCTTGGCCAACGTCTGGACGGACACAATTTGATTAACGAATGGCTGACTATGCATGGCAACGACGCACACTACGCGCAAACACGCGATGAGCTGTTGAATGTAAGTACCGCTGCACGCATGGAACGCAATAACAAGTCTAACAAATGTGTTTTTTACGCTTTTGCAGTTACCCGCTTCGACTAAACGCGTCATGGGTCTCTTTGGCGCCAATCACATGCCTTTCCATCTGGATGCGGATGCCCAGCTGACGCCCACACTCGCCGAGATGACCGCAGTTGCATTGGATATACTGGAGCGTCAGAGCAACGGCCGTGGTTTCTTCCTCTTTGTCGAGGGCGGACGCATTGATCACGCACATCACGACACCCTCGCCATGAAAGCTTTAGATGAGACCGCCGAATTTGACAAGGCCATCGCGTTGACGCGCGCACGCACCGACGTACGCGATACCCTAACCGTGGTCACCTCGGATCACTCGCACACCATGTCAGTGGCGGGCTACTCATCGCGCAAGAACGATATTATTGGCGTGAATAACGGTCAACTGGGCGATGATCAACTACCCTATGCGACGCTCAGCTATGCAAACGGTCCAGGCTTCGATTACAACGTCTTCAAAGCGAATGGCGCCATAAAACGCAAGAACTTGAACAAGATCAACATGAAACACAAGGACTATCCATTCCCCAGCATGGTGCCACTCGAATCGGAGACGCATGGTGGCGATGATGTCGGCGTATTCGCAATCGGTCCATATGCGCATCTCTTCACCGGCAACTATGAACAAAACTACTTGCCACATGCGATTAGCTACGCGGCGTGTTTACAGAGCGGTAACGACGTGAAGAGAACAGCGTGTACGGACGGACTGCTAAATGGGCGGGCTTGAGTGACGACAGCGTGCGGTAGAGTTAGTTTTCAATGAGAGAATTAGGTTTAGGAGCACCTGATAACTTAGAGTTaccaaaatattcatttattagTTAATTTATTGCTGTTTTAGGTAATGAACATGTGTAAATGTAAATGTGTAGGCGCGTGTGATTCATAGTCGTATGCAGAATGTCATGTACTTATTTATAATCTAGTATAAGTAAATTAGAAAGAAAAgagctaattaaattatttatgtgagagcacaacaacaaagagTGCGCTCTCGAATTTCAACAAAGAAAAACCAGAGGACTTTTGGATTGTAATTTTTAGTTCCCGACATCCAAGGATAGTTTATTGGCGAGCGTGAGAATTAGAGCATATGCTCTTAGTAACCGCAAAAGTAAATTATGAAAGTATCTCTGAGAATAAGATAGTAAAAATGGCTTCCGAATTCATAACTTATCACATTTATGACTCACGCAACCTAAAAATACAGCGATTGTGCTTGAGGCTATGCACATAGTAGAGCGAGAAGAGAAAAGCGACGGATTCAAAGCAGTTAAATACGATTTCGTTGATCTGACGACTACTTAGTGTCGTCTAAACAATACGATCTCAAACTATACTTTACTGAGTAATCCGACCACGAATGTCATCGACTTATGCTTAAGCTGAGCAGTCTTAAGCAAAAGTCTCACCGTGGTCACCTCGGCTTTAAGACGCTGCCCTTATGGGCAGCATTAAGCATAAGTCGCTGACCTTATCGTCGCACTACTTGTGACAGTGTCTTGTGTGACAGCTGCAATGAAATGCCTTGGCAAACTCTTCTAAATAGCGCTAGGATATCTAACGTTTAACCGCCTAACTTTAAGGTGAACACGCCAACTCCGAACATATTCTGCTAtcggaaatatttaataaaataataatgcaataagAAATTTACAAGAAGCAGTGCTCATAAGTATTTATAGGCCTTTAACCCTTCTACGATCGCTGAGTAATATAATATAAGCCTACCGACTTAAATCGGAAATACCGTTAAGTTACATATCGACCAAGAAAGGATCTCAATGGTCTAATTTTCAATTGTCACGGgtaatccaagtagaggtactttttcaatagtctttttttGACACAtacaacataatcggcctactgaaaTACAGattatgcaagaactgaagccggtcGGACTTCCCAtgctaaaaaaatatagcagccgtagctgagagtgtagacgaaggccgtggagagtcga
The DNA window shown above is from Bactrocera tryoni isolate S06 chromosome 4, CSIRO_BtryS06_freeze2, whole genome shotgun sequence and carries:
- the LOC120774323 gene encoding alkaline phosphatase, which produces MCSLRQFTLTLLACQLAICQTRGYAIHHETSERRMHPVFNFKAALPTEHNIGKRSMPMINFDAPKTEEEFSHYWNTVGQNILEKQIAEKSKLNTNLAKNIIFFLGDGMSIPTLTAGRVYLGGEEKQYSFERFPYVGLSKTYCTNTQVADSACTATAYLGGVKTNYGTIGVSAAVEPNDCLAQNNTLHHVTSIAAWAQKQGMATGLVTTTSVTHASPAGVYAHIANRNWENDAEVLSDNGDPHICTDIATQLVHGEVGRNLNVILGGGRKHFLPNTVRELEGELGQRLDGHNLINEWLTMHGNDAHYAQTRDELLNLPASTKRVMGLFGANHMPFHLDADAQLTPTLAEMTAVALDILERQSNGRGFFLFVEGGRIDHAHHDTLAMKALDETAEFDKAIALTRARTDVRDTLTVVTSDHSHTMSVAGYSSRKNDIIGVNNGQLGDDQLPYATLSYANGPGFDYNVFKANGAIKRKNLNKINMKHKDYPFPSMVPLESETHGGDDVGVFAIGPYAHLFTGNYEQNYLPHAISYAACLQSGNDVKRTACTDGLLNGRA